From the genome of bacterium:
TCAGAGGTAATGACCAGCCTGGGCTATCCCGGGACAAACTATATGGACCAGGTTTACGAATATAATAATGCCCTTAGAGAAGAGCAGGGCGCCGATTGGGCCTACACCATCTTTGTGGTTGATTCTTCCGCCGATGGAGATGGGAAATTTAGTGACGGTTATTTTGCCTATGCCTGGGTGGGCGGTCCATTTGTGATGCTCACTTACGACAATAACGGTTACGGTATATCCAACATGGATGCCGTCTGTGCCCATGAGACAGGTCATATCTTTTACGCCCTGGACCAATATGCCGAAAGCGGCTGCAGCCCCACTGAAATATCCGGCTATCTGGCGGCGCCTAACAGTAACTGTGAAAATGGCGGGACCTCTTATGAATGTATTATGCGGGGCGAAGTGAGGCCTTATACCACCGGCGCCGTTTCCATTTCTGCCCGGGAACAGATAGGCTGGCGAGACACTGACTCGGATGAAATCCTGGATATCGTGGATATCAATCCTGAGACATCTTTGACTCCCTTCTTACCGGATCCTACTGAGAATTCAACCCCGGCCTATACCGGGTCAGCTCAAGCCGGAGCGCCTTTTCCCAATAATAATCCTTATAATCCTTACGGCAGTGGAAGAAGCGACATAAATATCAACATCATTAGCGGCGTTGAGTATCGGTATCGTCTTAATAGCGGGGATTGGAGCGAATGGTTGGCCGCCTCGGCGGCAGATGGAGCCTTTGACAGCCAGGAAGAGGATTTCACCTTTACTACCTCCCCCCTAACCCAGGGAACTTATGACTTTGAAGTCAGGGCCTTAAACCGTTTCGGCAATGCCGACTCATCGCCAGCGGCCGACCAGTTGACCATTGAGGGCCAAGACCTCCCGCCCACCTGCACCCTTATCCAGCCTGGAGGTCTGACCTGGTATAATGGAACGATAACCCTGGCGGCCTTGGCCGAGGATTCCGATGGCGTGGTTACCCAGGTGGAATTTGATTATTCCCTTAATGGCTCCACCTGGTATTCCTGTGCAGGCAGTCCGGTTACGGCTTCCCCTTACAACTTGAGTTGGGAGAGCTGGCCGGCTGGGGAAGTAGACCAGAGTGTCAGCCTCCGGGCCAGGGCCAAGGACAATCAGGGGCTGTATTCCGAATATTCACAGGTTCAGATTAAGGTGGATAATAAGAGCCCCCAGTTCAGCAACTGGGTCAATACACCGGCTGATTTGACCGAAGACTTTATTGGCTCCTTTCAGATCCGAGTAGATGTAATGGATGAGGGGATCGGCCTGCAAGGTGAAGCTCCGGGGCTGGACTACCGGATCGGCCTAAACCCCTTCGATGGTTACGAAACTATGACCCTGTCTGGAGGAAATGCCTGGATTTTTAACATCTCTGAGCCGGTTGACGGTTGGGAGAATTATGGCGGCCAGTATCTGGAATACAAGGTTCAGGCCAAAGACGGCTTGGGTAATACGGCGCTAAGTCAGGCAAGGCAAGAGCTTATCGATGAGATCAATTCCCCTCCTACCGTTAGTTTGATCTCCCCACTGCCCCTTGCCTGGAATCACGGAACCATCAATTTAGCGGCTGAGGCATCAGACCCTGACGGGTCAATTACTCAGGTTGAATTCTTCTATTCTCTCGATGGCCTGATCTGGTATCTCTGTCCCGGAGGGGTTGATGCTGTCTACCCTTATGCGGTAAGCTGGACGAGCTTGCCGGCGGAAGGGGTGGATGAAAGTGTCGGCCTCCGGGCCAGGGCTAAAGATAATGAGGGCCTATATTCTACCTACGATGAAATTCAGATCAAGGTGGATAATGTCCCGCCTCTCATCAGCCACTGGGTTCAGGTTCCGGATGATCTAACCGCGGATCATTCAGGTCCATTTAGGATTATGGTGGCCGTATCCGACCAGGGTTTTGGTCTCTCAGATCAGGTTCCCGGTCTGGACTACCAGGTCGGTTCTCTTATATTTGATGGCTATGAAGAGATGACCTGGGACGAAGGTGATACCTGGCTCTTTGATATTTCGGCCCCCGGGGGTGATTGGACGTCTTATCAAGGGAAATCCATAAGCTACAAGGTTGAGGTAGCCGACGGGCTGGGAAACACCACCACCAGCGAAGTGCGGGAGGAGTTCATTGATGAAGTTGAGAGGCCGCCTACCTGTCAACTCATCTCACCCGCCCCTTCGGCCTGGTATGCCGGACTCATCAATCTGACGGCCGAGGCTAACGATACCGAGGGGATAATCACTCAGGTGGAGTTCGCCTATTCCCTTGATAGGCTCAGTTGGGCTCCACTTCCCGGAAGTCCTGATACCACTTATCCTTATAATTTGACCTGGGATAGTTCATCTTCGATTCAGGTGGATGAAAATGTCAGCCTTCGGGTCAGGGCTTGGGATAACCAGGGATTATATTCTGACTATCACGAGGTGCAAATCAAGATAGATAATGCCCCGCCCTTACTTGACAACTGGCGCCGGATACCGCTTGATCTTACGGAGACACATTCGGGATCTGTCAGGATTGAGCTGGATATCTTTGATGAAGGGGCCGGGCTTTCCGGACAGGTTCCGAAGCTGGACTATCAGATTGGCTCTGAGACCTTTGGCGGTTACCAGGAAATGACCTCAACAGGAGGCAACGTCTGGTCTTTCGAGATACATGAGCCGGAATCCGGCTGGGAAGGTTATAGGGGAGAGCCTCTAATTTACCAGGTTGAAGCAAGCGATGCGGTGGGGAATACCACCCTGAGCGATCTGTATCAGGAACTTATCGATAGGGTTAATCTGCCGCCGGTCTGCGAACTTACCCTGCCTGCGCCTTTAGCCTGGTATGCCGAAACGATTCCTCTCTTAGCCGAGGCTAATGATCCTGATGGAACTATTGCTCAGGTGGAATTTGCCTGGTCTTTTGATCAGGCCACCTGGTATCCAGTTCCAGGGAGTCCGGCTACCGCCTCTCCCTATGGCTTAACCTGGCGGCCATCGGTTCAGACTGAGGGGAGTGCCTTTATTCGGGCCAGAGCCAGGGATAACGAGGGCCTTTACTCGGCCTACCACTCGATTCAGATCATGCTGGATAATAAGCCCCCCGCTTTGAGTAATTGGATAACGGTCCCCTCTGATCTCACCGCTGACTACCAAGGCCTTTTTCAGATTAAAGTCGAGGCCGTAGACGGGGGTATCGGTCTGGCCGCTGAGGGGGTAAAGATCGATTATCGAATTGGGTCCGAGGCCTTCAGTGGTTATCAGGTTATGACTTCAGGAGGGGGCAATAGCTGGGTATTTAATATCGCCGAACCACTTGAGGGTTGGAGTAGTCACGGAAACGAATATCTGGAATATAGAATCAAGGCCACTGATGCCCTGAATAATGAGGTCACCGGTGATCTAATGGTTGAACTCATTGACCGCATTAATTGGCTTGACCCTACCTGTCGGATTACTTCGCCTCTTCCCCTGAACTGGTATGCCGGATCCATTAGTCTATCGGCTGAGGCCAACGATACTGATGGGACCATTGTTCAGGTAGAGTTCGCCTATTCTCTGGATGGACTCACCTGGTATCCGGTGGCAGGCAGTCCTGATTTTAGCTATCCTTACAGTTTGGTCTGGGATACTCGACAGATCATCAGCCAAACAAATCAGAGTGTGCAGATCAGGGGCCGGGCTCTGGACAGCCAGGGACTTTATTCAACCTCCGCTGAAGTAACCATCAAGGTGGATAATGAGGCCCCTGACTTTAGCCATTGGGATAATACACCGGCTGATCTTACGGCTGACTACGCTGGCCCTTTCCAGATCAGGGTGGCTATTCTGGATGAGGGCGTCGGCCTGCTAAAGGCGCCTGAAATTGATCACCGGATAGGTGCCGGGTCTTTTAGCGGCTATCAAGAGATG
Proteins encoded in this window:
- a CDS encoding Ig-like domain-containing protein; amino-acid sequence: MKKRLSILFLLYRKQGIVWAFCSVFWVLGLMMPLGMAAGSSDPGPIIRDALFHSPRLTEQWSNEPARAPARAPGRFRETSEYMIGRIAVGIILPESNGSIDYPQTENWTSAEENAIKAEIQACLNWWVAREPAAQLKFITDFHFRVPTGYEPIQHPQTDEGLWISEVMTSLGYPGTNYMDQVYEYNNALREEQGADWAYTIFVVDSSADGDGKFSDGYFAYAWVGGPFVMLTYDNNGYGISNMDAVCAHETGHIFYALDQYAESGCSPTEISGYLAAPNSNCENGGTSYECIMRGEVRPYTTGAVSISAREQIGWRDTDSDEILDIVDINPETSLTPFLPDPTENSTPAYTGSAQAGAPFPNNNPYNPYGSGRSDININIISGVEYRYRLNSGDWSEWLAASAADGAFDSQEEDFTFTTSPLTQGTYDFEVRALNRFGNADSSPAADQLTIEGQDLPPTCTLIQPGGLTWYNGTITLAALAEDSDGVVTQVEFDYSLNGSTWYSCAGSPVTASPYNLSWESWPAGEVDQSVSLRARAKDNQGLYSEYSQVQIKVDNKSPQFSNWVNTPADLTEDFIGSFQIRVDVMDEGIGLQGEAPGLDYRIGLNPFDGYETMTLSGGNAWIFNISEPVDGWENYGGQYLEYKVQAKDGLGNTALSQARQELIDEINSPPTVSLISPLPLAWNHGTINLAAEASDPDGSITQVEFFYSLDGLIWYLCPGGVDAVYPYAVSWTSLPAEGVDESVGLRARAKDNEGLYSTYDEIQIKVDNVPPLISHWVQVPDDLTADHSGPFRIMVAVSDQGFGLSDQVPGLDYQVGSLIFDGYEEMTWDEGDTWLFDISAPGGDWTSYQGKSISYKVEVADGLGNTTTSEVREEFIDEVERPPTCQLISPAPSAWYAGLINLTAEANDTEGIITQVEFAYSLDRLSWAPLPGSPDTTYPYNLTWDSSSSIQVDENVSLRVRAWDNQGLYSDYHEVQIKIDNAPPLLDNWRRIPLDLTETHSGSVRIELDIFDEGAGLSGQVPKLDYQIGSETFGGYQEMTSTGGNVWSFEIHEPESGWEGYRGEPLIYQVEASDAVGNTTLSDLYQELIDRVNLPPVCELTLPAPLAWYAETIPLLAEANDPDGTIAQVEFAWSFDQATWYPVPGSPATASPYGLTWRPSVQTEGSAFIRARARDNEGLYSAYHSIQIMLDNKPPALSNWITVPSDLTADYQGLFQIKVEAVDGGIGLAAEGVKIDYRIGSEAFSGYQVMTSGGGNSWVFNIAEPLEGWSSHGNEYLEYRIKATDALNNEVTGDLMVELIDRINWLDPTCRITSPLPLNWYAGSISLSAEANDTDGTIVQVEFAYSLDGLTWYPVAGSPDFSYPYSLVWDTRQIISQTNQSVQIRGRALDSQGLYSTSAEVTIKVDNEAPDFSHWDNTPADLTADYAGPFQIRVAILDEGVGLLKAPEIDHRIGAGSFSGYQEMIRGEGDTWMFDIPEPVEGWEAYANEYLEYKVAGQDGLGNAATSDLRSEFIQAQSTPPQCRLISPAAFGWYAGRINLAAEASSSNGRILQVEFAYSLDSLTWYECEGSPVSASPYSLVWQTVPSDGVDSQVYLRARSLNSIGAYSDWNAIEVKIDNQPPLFQSFTHIPDTLTNHSTGNVVVNVGILETGSDLEFPGWDWRIGGDAYTGYKQMDSNAPGLYTGAIPEPVQGWAAYAGEYVYYRIKASDRAGNTAFSPEQMIPIQALEQMPPVLDWVAAKEAEVDIHFQDESLPLNLSEASFLIFETDNPGHVLTLFNPVLDQLDQALVHLPLLQFEGGVTYTLKIEGVKDAAENRSPSVLEREFIPVFPDQVTEVIKEDGTGIEIEPGTFDEVVSLEIDLAPVLAQEFETESSVTYKLITTTGRRYEARGTDGALLDEDDFNRPVKIQIPYPEAEEGNDLSIYYLDEAKSVWLELTGEQEIDHNSHLITALASHLSIFCIARLTSPPIEPPAGEDFIVYPNPFRGPDGHTRINFKGPGEQARISIFSVSGQLVKKLSRENWGGGIWSWEVEPDLANGLYIYLILEGGTKKVGKLAIVR